Genomic DNA from Streptomyces venezuelae:
GGGGGACGTCCTGCGCAAGGCGCCCTGTCTGGTCGTGCCCTGTCTGGTCATGGACGGCTCCCATACGTACGGGGACGCGCGGCGGGATGCGGCCGAGCGGGAGATGTTCGTCGTCTCGATGGGGGCGGGCGTGCAGAACTTCCTGGTCGCGTTGGCCGGGGAGCGGCTCGGGTCCGCGTGGGTCTCCTCGACGATGTTCTGTCGGGATGTGGTGCGGGATGTTCTGGGGCTGCCGGAGTCCTGGGATCCCATGGGGGCGGTGGCTGTGGGACATCCGGTGAGCGAGCCGGCGGCGCGGGCTGGGCGAGCCGTCGAGTCCTTCGTGACGGTTCGTTGAGCGTCCGGCTGTTGTCGGGTGCTGGTCGTGGGTTGTTTCGCGCAGTTCCCGTGCCCTGAACCCTTGCCCGGCGCCTTGACGTTCCGGGCTGTCCGTTCGGCGCCATGTGGGCGGGGTGTGGCGGGTGGGTTGGGGGGCGCGGGGAACTGCGCGGCCCGCCCCCACCAGGGCAGACGGAGATGAAGTCTCAGGTCACCAGAGGGCGATGTTCGTTTTGCGCATTTTGGGGTCCCTGCGGGGTGGGGTTCGGCCGCTCAGGAGGATCAGGCGGGCCGCTCTGTGGCGCTGGCCCTCGTAAGGGGTGAGAAGGGCGAGCATCGCCGCGTCGTCCGCGTCGCGGTTGTCCGCCAGGGCATGGCCGATGATCCCGGGGAGGTGGACGTCGCCCACCGTCACCGCGTCGGGCGCTCCGTTGCTGCGCTGGACCGTCTCGGCCGATGTCCAGGGGCCGATGCCGGGGATGAGTTCCAGGCGCGTCTGGGCCTGCGGAGGGTCCATGGACGCCGCCTCCTCCAGGCGTGCCGCCCGTGCCACCGCGCGCAGAATCGTGGACGACCGCTTGTTGTCGACGCCCGCCTTGTGCCACTCCCAGGACGGGATCAAGGCCCAGGTGCGCGGGTCCGGCATCACGTACATGCGGGCCTGCGCGGGGGTCGGTCCGGGCGCCGGCTCTCCGTACTTGCGGACCAGGAGGCGCCACGCACGGTACGCCTCCCCCGTCGTGATCTTCTGCTCCAGGATGGAGGGGATCAGGGACTCCAGGACCAGGCCCGTACGGGTCAGGCGCAGCCCCGGGCGGCGGTGGGCCGTTGTCGCGACCAACCGGTGGCGCGGGGTGAACAGCGCGGGGTCGTCCGTCGCGCCCAGCAGGGCGGGGAGGCCGTCGAGGAGCCAGGGGGCTCCCGGACCCCACGCCTCCGCCTCCACCGCACCGCCGCGCGCGGCGACCCGCAGCGTGCCGGGACCCAG
This window encodes:
- a CDS encoding DNA-3-methyladenine glycosylase family protein, producing MSSRFAPRPTRTTVRGGETAVPTGVPRQATAARTRTWQPPYQLDLGLTLGPLRRGPGDPTFRTTPDGSVWRASRTPLGPGTLRVAARGGAVEAEAWGPGAPWLLDGLPALLGATDDPALFTPRHRLVATTAHRRPGLRLTRTGLVLESLIPSILEQKITTGEAYRAWRLLVRKYGEPAPGPTPAQARMYVMPDPRTWALIPSWEWHKAGVDNKRSSTILRAVARAARLEEAASMDPPQAQTRLELIPGIGPWTSAETVQRSNGAPDAVTVGDVHLPGIIGHALADNRDADDAAMLALLTPYEGQRHRAARLILLSGRTPPRRDPKMRKTNIALW